A genome region from Pseudomonas pergaminensis includes the following:
- a CDS encoding type II toxin-antitoxin system MqsA family antitoxin: protein MKTKDCYICGAPNGLSYYEGRSETIRIKNLERRVDNLSGWECTVCGDGFWDPDNDSADRFGEAKDALALAARKMIGTEMKRTRRKLHLTQKEAVELLSGGGHNAFSRYERGELLAPKPLVLLMRLLDRHPHLLADAKALADGADMRGAFTYTVNNDAEALKAS, encoded by the coding sequence ATGAAGACAAAAGACTGCTACATCTGCGGCGCCCCCAATGGATTGTCATACTACGAGGGGCGCAGCGAGACCATCAGGATCAAAAACCTGGAGCGCCGGGTCGACAATCTTTCAGGCTGGGAATGTACAGTCTGCGGCGACGGCTTCTGGGACCCGGACAACGACAGCGCCGACCGCTTCGGTGAGGCCAAAGATGCACTGGCACTTGCCGCCCGAAAAATGATCGGCACCGAAATGAAACGTACCCGTCGCAAACTGCACCTTACCCAAAAGGAAGCAGTGGAATTACTGTCCGGTGGCGGTCACAACGCATTCTCTCGGTATGAGCGCGGCGAGCTTCTCGCCCCCAAACCCTTGGTGCTGCTGATGCGGTTATTGGATCGTCACCCGCATTTGCTTGCGGACGCAAAAGCGTTGGCAGACGGTGCGGATATGCGTGGCGCCTTCACCTACACCGTGAACAACGACGCTGAAGCACTCAAAGCGTCCTAG
- a CDS encoding type II toxin-antitoxin system MqsR family toxin has product MDKYTPHYDLAVIKADVRRLGRRAFTRTAEACGDALGFSIEDMQEVIYELQNWMLYKSMTTYRDHRVWQDVYHTHSKGREIYIKVTYSPDGAPPVISFKEKNI; this is encoded by the coding sequence ATGGACAAGTACACACCTCATTACGATTTGGCGGTGATAAAGGCGGATGTGAGGCGGCTTGGCAGGCGAGCGTTTACCCGCACAGCAGAAGCATGCGGCGACGCTCTTGGCTTTAGCATCGAGGATATGCAGGAGGTCATCTATGAGTTGCAAAACTGGATGTTGTACAAGTCGATGACTACCTATAGAGACCATCGGGTATGGCAAGACGTGTATCACACACACTCAAAAGGCAGGGAGATTTACATCAAGGTCACTTACTCCCCCGACGGTGCCCCCCCGGTGATCTCCTTTAAGGAGAAGAACATATGA
- a CDS encoding amino acid ABC transporter ATP-binding protein, with product MSEAIKQPVSPEGIIQMQGVNKWYGQFHVLKDINLNVKQGERIVLCGPSGSGKSTTIRCLNRLEEHQQGRIVVDGVELTNDLKQIEAIRREVGMVFQHFNLFPHLTILQNCTLAPMWVRKMPKRKAEEIAMHYLERVRIPEQAHKFPGQLSGGQQQRVAIARALCMKPKIMLFDEPTSALDPEMVKEVLDTMIGLAEDGMTMLCVTHEMGFARTVANRVIFMDKGEIVEQAAPNDFFDNPQNDRTKLFLSQILH from the coding sequence ATGAGCGAAGCGATCAAACAGCCTGTGAGCCCTGAAGGCATTATCCAGATGCAGGGCGTCAACAAGTGGTACGGCCAGTTCCACGTGTTGAAAGACATCAACCTCAACGTCAAGCAGGGCGAGCGTATCGTGCTGTGCGGCCCATCGGGTTCGGGCAAGTCCACCACCATCCGCTGCCTCAACCGCCTGGAAGAACACCAGCAAGGCCGCATCGTGGTCGATGGCGTGGAACTGACCAACGACCTCAAGCAGATCGAAGCGATCCGCCGCGAAGTCGGCATGGTGTTCCAGCACTTCAACCTGTTCCCGCACCTGACCATCCTGCAGAACTGCACGCTGGCACCGATGTGGGTGCGCAAGATGCCCAAGCGCAAGGCCGAGGAAATCGCCATGCACTACCTGGAGCGCGTGCGCATCCCGGAGCAGGCCCACAAGTTTCCGGGGCAACTGTCCGGCGGCCAGCAACAGCGTGTGGCGATTGCCCGTGCGCTGTGCATGAAGCCGAAAATCATGCTGTTCGACGAGCCGACCTCGGCACTCGACCCGGAAATGGTGAAAGAGGTGCTGGACACCATGATCGGCTTGGCCGAAGACGGCATGACCATGTTGTGCGTGACCCACGAAATGGGCTTTGCCCGTACCGTGGCCAACCGCGTGATCTTCATGGACAAGGGCGAAATCGTGGAACAGGCAGCGCCGAATGACTTCTTCGACAACCCGCAGAACGATCGGACCAAGTTGTTCTTGAGCCAGATTTTGCATTGA